A window of the Butyricimonas virosa genome harbors these coding sequences:
- a CDS encoding glycosyltransferase, with amino-acid sequence MNVLIITRNFYPYNNIGSFRINSFAKYFRKAGNSVTVVAEGERDEAITWNGCDIHYIKDPIMTPKYLHNLEQKNKKWTLRRVIRALESRIFLGGPCIWRAKTCKKVEELFQKNNFDVVLSSYGPLTPHALVMKVLKKRYKFFWVADMRDEMSKLPYYSKIHTKRLAFYERNILEKADLVLSVSKPLIDDFKTMCSHDRFLEVRNGYDYEECYEVNFQPQFTMGYIGRFYWMATPDNFLRPFRN; translated from the coding sequence ATGAACGTTCTAATTATTACTCGGAATTTTTATCCTTACAATAATATTGGCTCTTTTCGTATTAACTCGTTCGCTAAATATTTTCGAAAGGCAGGGAATTCTGTAACGGTCGTGGCAGAAGGTGAACGAGATGAGGCTATCACCTGGAATGGTTGTGATATACATTACATCAAAGACCCGATAATGACCCCAAAGTATCTTCATAATTTGGAACAAAAGAATAAAAAATGGACCCTAAGGCGTGTGATTAGAGCATTAGAATCGAGAATATTTTTGGGTGGACCATGTATTTGGCGAGCCAAAACCTGTAAAAAGGTAGAGGAATTATTTCAAAAGAATAATTTTGACGTGGTATTGAGTTCTTACGGGCCTTTGACTCCTCACGCACTCGTGATGAAAGTATTAAAAAAGAGATACAAATTCTTTTGGGTCGCCGATATGCGGGACGAAATGTCAAAACTTCCTTACTATTCTAAAATACACACAAAACGACTTGCATTTTATGAACGTAACATTCTCGAGAAAGCGGATTTAGTATTGTCCGTGTCGAAGCCTCTTATTGATGATTTTAAGACAATGTGTTCACATGATCGATTCTTGGAAGTAAGAAACGGATATGATTACGAGGAATGTTATGAAGTGAATTTCCAGCCCCAATTCACGATGGGGTATATCGGTCGGTTTTACTGGATGGCTACTCCTGATAATTTTTTAAGGCCTTTTCGGAATTGA
- a CDS encoding linear amide C-N hydrolase — translation MKILFIATLLIAGMLTTYTQACTRVVYLGKNGMVVTGRTMDWKEDLKSNIYVFPRGIERAGADKGNTIHWKSKYGSVITAGYDIGTSDGMNEKGLVANLLYLTESDYYRPNDTRPAMGISIWTQYVLDNFATVDEAVKELSKETFRIDAPDMPNGAKSTLHLAISDASGNSAIFEYIKGKLIIHEGKEYQVMTNSPSYEQQITLNNYWQQIGGLVMLPGTNRAADRFVRASFYINVIPQTDNQREAVAGVFSVIRNVSVPLGISTPAQPNISSTRWRTVADQKNKVYFFESTMTPNVFWINMKDLDFSEGASVKKLNLANGETYAGNAAKDMVNSPSFKFLFEVI, via the coding sequence ATGAAAATATTATTTATTGCAACGTTATTAATAGCAGGAATGCTGACAACATACACCCAGGCTTGTACCCGTGTGGTATACCTCGGTAAAAATGGAATGGTAGTAACAGGTCGAACCATGGACTGGAAAGAAGATTTAAAATCTAATATTTACGTGTTCCCCAGAGGAATCGAGAGAGCGGGGGCGGACAAGGGGAACACGATTCATTGGAAATCCAAATATGGAAGTGTCATTACGGCGGGATACGACATCGGTACTTCCGACGGGATGAATGAAAAAGGTTTGGTGGCCAATCTCCTATACCTGACAGAATCCGATTATTACCGTCCGAACGACACTCGTCCGGCTATGGGAATCAGTATTTGGACCCAGTATGTACTTGATAATTTTGCAACCGTGGATGAGGCCGTAAAGGAGTTAAGCAAAGAGACATTCCGGATAGACGCACCAGATATGCCGAACGGGGCGAAATCAACTTTACACTTGGCCATTTCTGACGCATCAGGGAATAGCGCCATATTTGAATATATCAAGGGAAAACTCATCATACACGAGGGGAAAGAGTATCAAGTCATGACAAACTCTCCTTCTTACGAACAACAAATCACGCTAAATAATTACTGGCAACAAATCGGTGGCCTGGTAATGTTACCTGGAACCAACCGGGCAGCAGACCGTTTTGTCAGGGCATCATTTTACATCAATGTTATCCCACAGACAGACAATCAACGAGAAGCAGTAGCTGGAGTTTTTAGCGTTATACGCAATGTATCGGTTCCTCTTGGGATTTCCACCCCGGCACAGCCTAATATCTCTTCCACCCGATGGAGAACGGTCGCTGACCAAAAGAATAAAGTATATTTCTTTGAATCCACGATGACACCCAATGTATTCTGGATTAACATGAAAGACCTAGACTTTTCAGAGGGTGCATCTGTCAAGAAACTAAACCTTGCAAACGGAGAAACTTACGCAGGAAATGCGGCCAAGGATATGGTAAACAGCCCCTCGTTCAAATTCCTGTTCGAAGTGATATAA